One window from the genome of Bacillus weihaiensis encodes:
- the nagA gene encoding N-acetylglucosamine-6-phosphate deacetylase has translation MQSLLLKNGTIYSEQKKINNGYVQIENNKITGIGETAFSAYSLTKTIELPWNYHVIPGMMDLHIHGANGADTMDGTKEALDTLSQILPKEGVTSYLATTMTENTASIENALTNINQYMEVYQEEGQAELLGVHLEGPFIHKNKAGAQPIQYVQDPSISLFKSWEKRSNHHIKLVTLAPELPQGLELIKYLTSKNIISSVAHSEATYEQTVTAIHHGLSHITHLFNQMPGIHHREPGVVGAAFLHDEVMVEMIADGIHVQPEIVKLAYNQITRDRLILISDAMRAKWLKDGIYELGGQLITVKNGKALLSEDTLAGSVLKMIDAFKNIQHFTGCSIEAAIQMTSENPAKQLNLFHKKGSLSVGKDADIVILDENLDVYMTICNGKIAYKRSPENDREQSIRDNTG, from the coding sequence ATGCAATCACTCTTACTTAAGAATGGAACCATATATTCTGAACAAAAAAAGATCAATAATGGATATGTTCAAATAGAAAATAACAAAATAACCGGAATTGGTGAAACAGCTTTTTCAGCATATTCTTTAACGAAAACAATTGAACTTCCTTGGAACTATCACGTGATTCCGGGTATGATGGATCTTCATATTCATGGAGCAAATGGTGCAGATACTATGGATGGGACGAAGGAAGCATTAGATACCCTTTCTCAGATTCTACCGAAAGAAGGTGTAACGAGTTATTTAGCGACAACCATGACGGAGAATACGGCATCTATTGAAAATGCGCTAACTAATATAAATCAATATATGGAAGTCTACCAAGAGGAAGGTCAGGCTGAACTTCTAGGTGTTCATTTAGAAGGACCTTTTATCCATAAAAATAAGGCAGGGGCTCAACCGATTCAGTACGTTCAAGACCCAAGTATATCTCTATTCAAATCTTGGGAAAAGAGATCAAATCATCATATTAAGCTGGTTACTTTGGCACCGGAGCTCCCACAGGGTCTTGAGCTCATTAAATATCTTACATCAAAAAATATCATTTCATCTGTAGCACATTCTGAAGCAACCTATGAGCAAACAGTAACTGCGATACATCACGGGTTATCACATATCACCCATTTGTTTAATCAAATGCCTGGCATTCATCATCGTGAGCCTGGCGTTGTGGGAGCTGCTTTTTTACACGATGAGGTGATGGTTGAAATGATTGCTGATGGGATTCATGTCCAACCAGAAATCGTGAAGCTTGCATATAATCAAATAACACGAGATCGTTTAATATTAATCTCTGATGCCATGCGTGCAAAGTGGCTAAAAGATGGGATATATGAGTTAGGTGGTCAACTAATTACAGTAAAAAACGGGAAAGCTTTACTATCAGAGGATACTCTTGCTGGCAGTGTACTTAAAATGATTGATGCTTTTAAAAATATCCAACACTTTACTGGGTGTTCAATCGAAGCTGCCATTCAAATGACATCAGAAAACCCTGCAAAACAACTAAACTTATTTCACAAAAAAGGCAGTCTTTCAGTTGGTAAGGATGCGGACATCGTCATTCTTGATGAGAATTTAGATGTTTATATGACAATCTGCAACGGTAAAATAGCTTATAAAAGGTCTCCCGAAAACGATAGGGAACAATCCATCCGGGATAACACGGGCTAA
- a CDS encoding ABC transporter permease produces the protein MFTALFGSVESGLIYAIMALGVYLSFRILDFPDLTVDGSFVTGAAVSAILIVNGVNPFLATFIALLVGFLAGCITGVLHTKGNINPLLSGILMMIALYSINLRIMGKSNVPLLQEETVFTHLLAGWNKLGIDQAISNLFTSVGLGEFIPKTWSIVVIMILLILVIKYLLDYFLKTEVGLAIRAVGDNQNMITSFSANTDMLKIVGLGLSNALVAFAGAFIAQYNGFSDVGMGIGMIIIGLASVIIGEALVGTKTIVKATIAVIIGAIIYRMIVAMALRVNFFETGDMKLITACIVIGALVIPQVIDKQKDKRKKSLRRKRGVGNATAKANI, from the coding sequence ATGTTTACAGCCCTATTTGGTTCGGTAGAGTCTGGATTAATTTATGCGATTATGGCTCTAGGTGTATACCTATCATTTCGAATATTAGACTTCCCAGATCTAACAGTTGACGGTAGCTTTGTGACTGGAGCAGCGGTTAGTGCCATCTTAATTGTAAATGGTGTGAATCCATTTTTAGCCACATTCATCGCATTGCTCGTAGGATTCTTAGCTGGCTGTATTACGGGAGTACTTCATACGAAGGGGAATATTAACCCCCTTCTCTCTGGAATTCTAATGATGATTGCCTTATATTCGATTAATTTAAGAATTATGGGAAAATCAAATGTTCCTCTTCTACAGGAGGAAACGGTTTTTACACATCTACTAGCTGGATGGAATAAGCTTGGCATTGATCAAGCAATTAGTAATCTATTTACTTCCGTTGGTCTAGGTGAATTTATTCCGAAGACATGGTCAATTGTTGTGATAATGATTTTGTTAATCTTGGTTATTAAATATCTTTTAGACTACTTCTTAAAAACAGAGGTTGGACTTGCGATTAGAGCTGTAGGAGATAATCAAAATATGATTACAAGCTTTTCAGCCAACACGGATATGCTTAAAATCGTCGGATTAGGTCTTTCAAATGCACTTGTTGCCTTTGCAGGAGCATTTATTGCCCAATACAATGGCTTTAGCGATGTTGGGATGGGAATTGGTATGATTATCATCGGCTTAGCATCTGTCATTATTGGGGAAGCGCTAGTTGGAACAAAGACAATCGTCAAAGCAACTATTGCGGTAATTATCGGGGCTATTATTTATCGCATGATTGTCGCAATGGCATTACGAGTGAACTTCTTTGAAACAGGTGATATGAAGCTAATAACGGCTTGTATTGTTATCGGTGCCCTAGTCATTCCACAGGTGATTGATAAGCAAAAGGATAAGCGAAAGAAAAGCTTACGCAGAAAGAGAGGTGTAGGCAATGCTACAGCTAAAGCAAATATATAA
- a CDS encoding LacI family DNA-binding transcriptional regulator, translating into MSTIEDVAKLAGLSRTTVSRVLNDHPYVSDEKKKLVQQAMEQLGFVPNSAARSLRNQKTGIIAVLIPKISTSFFSQLLDVLEMKASDKGYQLIICQTQYSKQKEKNYLNLLKTRQVDGVIMTSFENEWSVIDSYLQYGPIVLCNEYVEDAHIPMVYINQAKTGYMIAKHLLERGHTQMAYCSNGIVSEGMAARIHGFKSALSEVGLYLHEKLYFEKASTYEDGKNVFAQILKMQVKPTAIFTGSDLVAAGIISEARTADWRLPGDLAVVGYDNMEIAKLLEPMVTTVVLPVEEMATKAMDVMYEKIHNKHYRSLEKHEFLSKLALRESTIYRRNLVATS; encoded by the coding sequence TTGTCTACCATTGAAGATGTCGCGAAGCTAGCTGGTTTGTCAAGAACCACTGTATCGAGAGTTTTAAATGACCATCCGTATGTATCAGATGAAAAGAAGAAGCTTGTTCAGCAGGCAATGGAGCAATTGGGGTTTGTGCCAAACTCTGCAGCGAGAAGCTTAAGAAATCAGAAGACAGGCATTATTGCAGTGCTTATTCCTAAAATTTCTACCTCTTTTTTTAGTCAGTTACTTGACGTGTTAGAAATGAAGGCGTCTGATAAGGGGTATCAGCTGATCATTTGTCAAACACAGTATTCAAAACAGAAAGAGAAAAACTATTTGAATTTATTAAAAACAAGACAAGTTGATGGCGTCATCATGACTTCCTTTGAGAATGAATGGTCTGTAATCGATTCCTACTTACAATATGGTCCAATTGTTCTTTGCAATGAATATGTAGAGGATGCTCACATACCGATGGTGTATATCAATCAAGCTAAAACAGGCTATATGATTGCCAAGCATTTACTTGAGAGAGGACACACGCAAATGGCCTATTGTTCAAATGGGATTGTAAGTGAAGGAATGGCTGCCAGAATACATGGTTTTAAGTCTGCACTATCGGAAGTAGGCTTATATTTGCATGAAAAACTTTATTTTGAAAAGGCTTCCACTTATGAAGATGGAAAGAATGTGTTCGCACAAATTCTCAAGATGCAAGTGAAGCCAACAGCCATCTTTACCGGAAGTGATCTTGTTGCAGCTGGAATCATTTCAGAGGCAAGAACAGCAGATTGGCGTTTACCAGGAGATTTAGCTGTTGTAGGTTATGATAATATGGAGATCGCAAAGTTGCTAGAACCAATGGTGACAACAGTTGTTCTTCCTGTAGAAGAAATGGCGACAAAGGCGATGGATGTAATGTATGAAAAAATACATAATAAACACTATCGATCTTTGGAAAAACATGAATTTCTATCAAAGTTAGCTTTAAGAGAATCGACCATCTATCGTAGAAACCTGGTAGCGACATCCTAA
- a CDS encoding AzlC family ABC transporter permease, which yields MSTSTTFVKKQSHFMQGIQGGVSIAIGYLPVALTFGLLSKSTGLSLTETVMMSLLVFAGAAQYISLSLLAVGTGAIEIIFTTFIVNIRHFLMSASLSEKVEEDSLWKKALYSFGLTDETFTVASTKEGSVNASYLFGLMLISYASWVVNSGIGFVIGASLPTTVQESMGIALYAMFIGLLIPSLKKQRKVLYLAGVAAILNSLCFASGIISTGWAIVLSTLLAACLVELFYAKYDQKEVIHNG from the coding sequence ATGTCAACGTCTACAACATTCGTAAAAAAGCAATCTCATTTTATGCAAGGCATCCAAGGTGGTGTGAGCATTGCGATTGGGTATTTGCCTGTGGCCTTAACATTTGGGCTTTTATCTAAATCAACAGGCTTGTCCCTAACAGAAACGGTTATGATGAGTCTTCTCGTGTTTGCTGGAGCAGCACAATATATATCTTTAAGTCTTTTAGCTGTTGGAACAGGTGCTATTGAAATCATTTTTACTACATTCATAGTAAACATTCGACATTTTTTAATGTCTGCGTCACTAAGTGAGAAGGTAGAAGAGGATTCTCTTTGGAAGAAAGCTCTCTATTCGTTTGGTTTAACGGACGAAACGTTCACTGTTGCTTCAACTAAGGAAGGGTCAGTGAATGCAAGCTACCTTTTTGGATTAATGTTGATTTCCTATGCAAGCTGGGTTGTTAACTCGGGAATTGGCTTTGTTATTGGTGCTAGCTTACCCACAACTGTTCAAGAAAGTATGGGAATTGCTTTGTATGCGATGTTTATTGGCTTGCTTATCCCATCGCTAAAAAAGCAAAGGAAAGTGCTCTATTTAGCAGGTGTGGCAGCGATCTTAAATTCATTATGCTTTGCTTCTGGAATCATTTCAACTGGGTGGGCAATTGTGCTATCAACACTTTTGGCAGCTTGCTTAGTCGAGTTATTTTATGCAAAGTATGATCAAAAAGAGGTGATCCATAATGGATAA
- a CDS encoding fatty acid--CoA ligase family protein: MNLSSRLSQTVQEHGKKPAIVFEGKETSYYELEGAINKFASSLTELGITKGDHVALVLGNTPYYVISLYGALRAGATVIPINPIYTPDEIAYILNNGDVKAVITLDLLVPLFEKLNHVLPTVGHIISCETPPSDQKQGVDVTQLSIYTKLKSFTRLLELGSVEFGGPHLQEDDVAVILYTSGTTGKPKGAMLTHKNLYSNAIDTANYLKINNEDIVVTTLPMFHVFCLTVALNAPLMNGATLLIVPRFSAEGIFNLVKQYEATVFAGVPTMYNFLLQYENASIEDLKTLRLCISGGASMPVALLKGFEQKFKVMISEGYGLSEASPVTCFNPLDRPRKPGSIGTNIVNVENKVVNELGEEVPTNQVGELVVKGPNVMKGYYNMPEETAHTIRNGWLHTGDLAKQDEDGYFYIVDRKKDLILVGGYNVYPREVEEVLYNHEDVVEVAVLGVPDPNFGEAVKCFVVSKNKDLTEADLLHYCKESLAKYKIPSSIEFLEELPKNTTGKILRRALKDQVLQK, encoded by the coding sequence ATGAATTTATCTTCACGTTTATCACAAACGGTACAGGAGCATGGTAAAAAACCAGCTATTGTGTTTGAGGGCAAGGAAACATCGTATTATGAGCTAGAAGGAGCAATCAATAAGTTTGCAAGTAGTTTAACGGAGTTAGGGATTACCAAGGGAGATCATGTAGCGCTCGTTTTAGGGAACACACCATATTATGTTATTTCCTTATATGGAGCTCTTCGCGCAGGTGCGACCGTTATTCCGATTAATCCAATTTATACACCAGATGAGATTGCTTATATACTTAACAATGGTGATGTAAAAGCAGTGATTACACTTGATTTACTTGTACCACTATTTGAAAAGCTAAATCACGTATTACCGACGGTAGGACATATTATTTCATGTGAGACACCACCAAGTGATCAAAAGCAAGGTGTGGATGTAACACAGCTTTCTATTTACACAAAGTTGAAATCGTTTACAAGATTGCTTGAGTTAGGGTCTGTCGAATTTGGTGGTCCACATTTACAGGAGGATGATGTAGCAGTTATTTTGTATACATCTGGTACGACAGGCAAGCCAAAAGGTGCGATGTTAACTCATAAAAACTTGTATAGTAATGCTATTGATACAGCGAATTACTTAAAGATTAACAATGAAGACATAGTTGTAACAACTTTACCGATGTTTCATGTCTTTTGTTTAACTGTTGCTTTAAATGCACCACTTATGAATGGTGCAACACTTCTTATTGTTCCGAGATTTAGTGCAGAAGGAATCTTTAACTTAGTAAAGCAATATGAAGCCACAGTTTTCGCAGGTGTACCTACCATGTACAATTTTCTGCTTCAGTATGAGAATGCAAGTATAGAAGATTTGAAGACATTAAGACTATGTATCTCAGGTGGTGCGTCCATGCCTGTCGCCCTATTAAAAGGCTTTGAACAAAAGTTTAAGGTGATGATTTCAGAAGGCTATGGACTGTCAGAGGCCTCTCCAGTGACTTGCTTTAATCCTTTGGATCGTCCAAGGAAGCCTGGTTCAATCGGTACAAACATCGTGAACGTTGAGAATAAAGTTGTGAATGAATTGGGAGAAGAGGTTCCAACAAATCAAGTAGGAGAGCTCGTAGTAAAAGGACCGAATGTGATGAAGGGGTATTATAATATGCCTGAGGAGACAGCCCATACAATTCGCAATGGCTGGCTGCATACGGGTGATTTGGCTAAACAAGATGAAGATGGGTATTTTTACATCGTTGACCGTAAGAAGGATTTGATCCTTGTTGGTGGATATAATGTTTATCCAAGAGAGGTTGAAGAAGTATTATACAATCATGAAGATGTTGTTGAGGTTGCGGTGTTAGGGGTGCCGGACCCTAATTTTGGAGAGGCCGTTAAATGCTTTGTTGTTTCTAAAAATAAAGATTTAACAGAGGCTGACTTGCTTCACTATTGTAAGGAGTCTTTAGCTAAATATAAAATTCCAAGCTCAATTGAATTTTTAGAGGAGCTACCGAAAAATACGACAGGGAAGATTTTAAGAAGGGCCTTAAAGGATCAAGTTTTACAAAAATAA
- a CDS encoding lipoate--protein ligase: protein MLFIDNQGITDPRINLAIEEYAVKHLNPDETYLLFYINEPSIIIGKNQNTIEEINTAYVEEQKIHVVRRLSGGGAVYHDKGNLNFSFITKDDGDSFHNFKKFTEPVVQALAKLGVQAELSGRNDIIANDGRKISGNAQFSTRGRMFSHGTLLFDSEIDSVVSALKVKKDKIESKGIKSIRSRVANISEYMEDKMTIEQFREMLLLYIFTDFHDIPMYELTEKDWKIINEISRERYQNWDWNYGKSPTFNYQHSHRFPVGQIDVRLEVKKGVIEHCKIYGDFFGVGNVEDVEEVLTNIRYEKDHIEAALEKIDVKMYFGNIEKTEFINLIY, encoded by the coding sequence TTGTTATTTATTGATAATCAAGGTATTACAGATCCAAGAATAAATTTAGCTATAGAAGAGTATGCGGTCAAGCACCTCAATCCAGATGAAACCTATCTATTATTTTACATAAACGAGCCATCCATTATTATTGGCAAAAATCAAAATACAATTGAAGAAATTAATACAGCTTATGTAGAGGAGCAAAAAATACATGTAGTGAGAAGACTATCAGGTGGTGGAGCTGTTTATCACGATAAAGGAAACTTGAATTTTAGCTTTATTACAAAGGATGATGGAGATAGCTTTCATAATTTTAAAAAGTTTACAGAGCCTGTTGTACAAGCTTTAGCAAAGCTAGGGGTTCAGGCTGAATTGAGTGGGAGAAATGATATTATAGCAAATGATGGGCGCAAAATATCTGGGAATGCCCAGTTCTCTACACGCGGAAGAATGTTTTCACACGGTACCTTGTTATTCGATTCGGAGATCGATAGTGTCGTTTCAGCCCTTAAGGTGAAGAAGGATAAAATTGAATCAAAGGGAATCAAATCAATTCGAAGCCGTGTGGCCAACATTAGTGAGTACATGGAAGACAAGATGACGATTGAACAGTTTAGAGAAATGCTTCTTCTCTATATTTTTACAGACTTTCATGACATCCCAATGTATGAATTAACGGAAAAGGATTGGAAGATCATTAACGAAATTTCACGAGAACGATATCAAAATTGGGATTGGAATTATGGGAAATCACCAACATTTAACTATCAGCATTCACACCGCTTTCCAGTTGGCCAAATTGATGTACGTCTAGAAGTGAAAAAAGGAGTCATTGAACATTGTAAAATTTATGGTGATTTCTTTGGAGTTGGTAATGTGGAGGATGTCGAAGAAGTCCTAACGAACATCCGTTATGAGAAGGATCATATTGAAGCAGCTCTAGAAAAGATAGATGTAAAAATGTATTTTGGAAATATTGAAAAGACTGAATTTATTAACCTGATCTACTAA
- a CDS encoding ABC transporter ATP-binding protein codes for MLQLKQIYKVFNEGSVDEKIALNSLNLSLAEGDFVTVIGSNGAGKSTLLNVIAGRITPDIGDVLIKEKQMVDVPEYKRSRYIGRVFQDPMAGTAPTLSIEENLAIAYSRVNKRSLKPGVTSSRRVYFKEQLEMLGLGLENRLSAKVGLLSGGERQALSLLMATFTKPDILLLDEHTAALDPSRAELITNLTKKLVEKSQLTTLMITHNMQQAVDLGNRLIMMDKGNIVFEAEGNVKKGLTVSSLLDEFSKIKSDSSLSDKALLI; via the coding sequence ATGCTACAGCTAAAGCAAATATATAAGGTGTTTAACGAAGGGTCTGTGGATGAAAAAATCGCTTTGAATTCGTTAAATCTTTCGCTAGCAGAAGGAGATTTTGTCACGGTTATTGGGAGTAACGGAGCTGGAAAATCGACTTTACTTAACGTTATTGCTGGAAGAATCACTCCAGATATAGGAGATGTTCTGATTAAAGAAAAGCAAATGGTCGATGTTCCAGAATATAAACGTTCACGTTATATCGGTCGTGTATTCCAGGATCCGATGGCAGGGACAGCTCCTACTCTGTCTATAGAGGAGAACTTAGCGATTGCTTATTCAAGGGTAAATAAACGATCGCTAAAGCCTGGTGTCACCTCATCACGACGTGTTTATTTCAAAGAGCAGCTTGAAATGCTTGGTCTTGGATTAGAAAATCGGCTATCTGCTAAAGTAGGTTTACTTTCAGGGGGAGAGCGTCAAGCCCTATCATTATTAATGGCTACATTCACAAAGCCAGATATCCTGCTTTTAGATGAGCATACAGCAGCACTTGACCCATCACGTGCTGAGCTAATTACGAATTTAACAAAGAAGCTTGTGGAGAAGAGTCAACTAACAACTTTAATGATTACTCATAACATGCAGCAGGCAGTTGATCTTGGTAACAGACTGATCATGATGGATAAAGGGAATATTGTATTCGAAGCAGAAGGTAACGTGAAGAAAGGACTTACCGTTTCCTCCTTGCTAGATGAATTCTCTAAAATTAAATCTGATAGTTCTTTGTCAGATAAAGCGTTGTTGATTTAA
- a CDS encoding helix-turn-helix domain-containing protein, which yields MSTIQVQIAENLKNIRKLRGYSYDQLAQLTGVSKGMLSQIEKGESSPTVNTLWKIANGLQVSFSSLVEEKEPTVSVVRLSEKTAVTENEELLQVYPYFPFDSSKNFEVYYMEILPECVHTSDRHHGMVEEYVLVCDGEMTVGIQDVEYKLKKGDSMRFEANHTHTYSNHTGEKASCYLLLHYA from the coding sequence ATGAGTACAATTCAAGTACAAATTGCAGAGAATTTGAAAAATATTCGTAAGCTGAGAGGGTATAGCTATGACCAGCTTGCACAATTAACGGGTGTTAGTAAAGGGATGCTTTCTCAAATTGAAAAAGGTGAATCTAGTCCAACTGTTAACACACTGTGGAAAATAGCCAATGGCCTACAAGTGTCCTTTTCATCTCTTGTGGAAGAAAAAGAACCAACTGTGTCAGTTGTGCGGTTATCAGAAAAAACAGCTGTTACTGAAAATGAAGAACTACTTCAAGTATATCCTTATTTTCCGTTTGATTCCTCAAAAAATTTTGAGGTGTATTATATGGAAATCTTGCCGGAATGTGTTCACACCTCAGATCGTCATCATGGAATGGTTGAGGAGTATGTACTTGTGTGTGATGGTGAAATGACAGTTGGTATTCAAGACGTTGAATACAAGTTGAAGAAAGGGGACTCAATGAGGTTCGAGGCTAATCATACTCATACTTATTCTAATCATACAGGAGAAAAGGCGAGCTGCTATTTACTTTTACATTATGCGTGA
- a CDS encoding ABC transporter substrate-binding protein: protein MKKGWKIGSSFVLASFLALAGCGSSETTSEGTESEGSSGSEGKTFKIGVNQIVEHPSLDAALEGFQAALKEKGLEVEYDVQIAQGDQNNSQTIATNFVGDNVDLIFANSTPSAQSALNATDEIPIIFTSVTDPIGGGLVNSFEEPGANITGTTDTHPDAIPNTVKFIDENIEGNKVGMIYNSGEQNSVAQINLVKNAMEGTDLEVVEASVSTSAEVKQATESLIGKVDSLYVITDNTVVSALESVIGVAADEDIPLFVGELDSVARGGFAAYGFDYYDIGYEAGEMAVSILTGEKKASEVPVQYPQKLKLQINAKAAEDMGIEIKDEWKEEAEILE from the coding sequence ATGAAAAAAGGATGGAAAATTGGTAGTAGCTTTGTTTTAGCTAGTTTCCTAGCATTAGCAGGCTGTGGATCAAGTGAAACAACATCAGAGGGAACAGAGAGTGAAGGTAGCTCAGGCTCTGAGGGAAAAACATTTAAAATAGGTGTAAACCAAATTGTTGAGCATCCATCTCTAGATGCGGCTTTAGAAGGGTTCCAAGCAGCACTTAAAGAAAAGGGTCTGGAAGTAGAGTATGATGTTCAAATTGCTCAAGGAGATCAAAATAATAGTCAAACAATCGCAACTAATTTTGTTGGGGACAATGTAGATCTTATTTTTGCAAACTCCACTCCTAGTGCACAAAGTGCATTAAATGCAACTGATGAAATCCCAATTATTTTCACTTCTGTAACAGATCCTATTGGTGGTGGCCTAGTAAACAGCTTTGAAGAACCGGGGGCAAATATTACAGGAACTACAGATACACATCCTGATGCCATTCCAAATACAGTGAAATTTATTGATGAGAATATCGAAGGTAACAAAGTTGGAATGATCTATAATTCTGGAGAACAAAACTCAGTAGCTCAAATTAATTTAGTGAAGAATGCAATGGAAGGTACAGATCTTGAAGTAGTAGAAGCATCTGTCTCAACCTCTGCTGAAGTTAAGCAAGCAACAGAATCATTAATCGGTAAAGTGGATTCATTATATGTCATTACAGATAATACAGTAGTATCAGCTTTAGAGAGTGTGATCGGTGTAGCAGCTGATGAGGATATTCCGTTATTTGTTGGTGAATTGGATTCTGTTGCGCGCGGTGGCTTTGCAGCATACGGATTTGATTACTACGATATTGGCTATGAAGCAGGTGAAATGGCAGTCAGTATTTTAACTGGTGAAAAGAAAGCAAGTGAGGTACCTGTTCAATATCCACAAAAGCTAAAGCTTCAAATTAACGCAAAAGCAGCTGAGGACATGGGAATTGAAATCAAAGATGAGTGGAAAGAAGAAGCAGAAATCTTAGAATAA
- the nagB gene encoding glucosamine-6-phosphate deaminase, whose protein sequence is MQIIEVKDYEEMSLKAAQYILNKVKNKNKMVLGLATGSTPQGLYSHLAWDHQKNNTSYTNVTSFNLDEYIGIPPSDPTSYFYYMYERFFSHIDRVNENAHIPNGLASDLDEECKRYEHLIQVAGGIDLQVLGIGRNGHIGFNEPGTSFESPTHVVELTNSTRQANARYFDTIEKVPTHAITMGIKTILKSREILLLASGESKQNALVHLITGEITEQFPASALKHHSNTTVIADEVALHGVKQLHPR, encoded by the coding sequence ATGCAGATTATTGAAGTAAAAGATTATGAGGAAATGAGTCTAAAAGCCGCACAATACATCCTAAATAAAGTAAAAAACAAAAACAAAATGGTTTTAGGATTAGCGACAGGCAGCACACCACAGGGTCTATACTCCCATTTAGCTTGGGATCATCAAAAGAACAACACATCCTACACAAATGTGACAAGCTTTAACCTTGATGAATATATTGGAATTCCCCCTTCGGATCCAACTAGCTACTTTTACTACATGTATGAAAGGTTTTTTTCACACATCGATCGTGTAAACGAAAATGCTCATATCCCTAATGGTTTAGCATCAGATCTTGATGAAGAATGCAAACGATATGAACACCTTATACAAGTAGCTGGCGGCATTGATTTGCAAGTATTGGGAATTGGGAGGAATGGACATATTGGATTTAACGAGCCTGGAACTTCATTTGAATCACCAACACATGTAGTTGAACTAACAAATTCTACTCGACAAGCAAATGCTAGATATTTTGATACCATTGAAAAGGTTCCCACTCACGCAATTACAATGGGGATCAAAACGATTCTAAAGAGCAGGGAAATTTTACTTTTAGCTTCTGGTGAATCAAAGCAGAATGCGCTCGTACACCTAATTACAGGTGAGATTACTGAGCAATTTCCTGCCTCTGCTTTAAAACATCATTCAAACACAACAGTTATCGCTGATGAAGTTGCCTTGCATGGTGTGAAGCAGCTTCATCCTAGATAA
- the yhfH gene encoding protein YhfH, with the protein MIIKLTEFFRNLPKKQCKECGNEMEEQHECYGNTCNECLHIIDL; encoded by the coding sequence ATGATCATAAAATTAACAGAATTTTTCAGAAATTTACCTAAAAAACAGTGTAAAGAATGTGGAAATGAAATGGAAGAACAGCATGAATGCTACGGCAACACATGTAACGAATGCTTGCATATTATTGATCTATAA
- a CDS encoding MBL fold metallo-hydrolase — translation MQVKVIGYWGGFPKAGEATSGYLLESNGFRLLVDCGSAVLSKLQEVISIEQLDAVILSHYHHDHIADVGPLQYASLVTSILNGENKTIPIYGHKEDQESFDKLTYKQATKGIAYDPKDSITIGPFTISFLPTIHPVPCYAMKMTDGESTIVYTADTSYKEELISFSEQADLLLAECSFYEYQDGTNAGHMNSTEVGKIAESSQVKELLLTHLPHFGNHQDLITEVQKHYKGHVSLASSKFEWTKNM, via the coding sequence ATGCAAGTAAAGGTAATTGGGTATTGGGGAGGTTTTCCTAAGGCTGGAGAAGCAACCTCAGGTTATTTACTTGAATCAAATGGTTTTCGTTTACTAGTGGATTGTGGAAGCGCAGTCCTTTCTAAGCTTCAAGAAGTCATATCTATTGAACAACTAGATGCGGTCATTTTATCGCATTATCATCATGATCACATTGCAGATGTTGGTCCATTGCAATATGCAAGCCTAGTGACATCTATATTGAATGGTGAGAATAAGACGATTCCTATTTATGGTCACAAAGAGGATCAAGAATCGTTTGATAAGCTTACATATAAACAAGCAACAAAGGGAATTGCATATGATCCAAAGGACTCAATAACAATTGGTCCATTTACCATTTCATTTTTACCAACCATACACCCGGTTCCTTGCTACGCCATGAAAATGACAGACGGAGAATCAACTATTGTATACACGGCAGATACGAGCTATAAGGAAGAGTTGATTTCATTTTCCGAGCAGGCTGATTTGTTACTAGCAGAATGTAGCTTTTACGAATATCAAGACGGGACAAATGCAGGTCATATGAATAGTACCGAAGTTGGTAAAATAGCGGAAAGCAGTCAGGTGAAGGAGCTGTTATTAACTCATTTACCCCATTTTGGGAATCATCAAGATTTAATAACAGAAGTACAAAAGCATTATAAGGGACACGTTTCCCTTGCTTCAAGCAAGTTTGAATGGACAAAAAACATGTAG